Proteins from a genomic interval of Candidatus Aquicultor sp.:
- a CDS encoding metalloregulator ArsR/SmtB family transcription factor, protein MTLNQPIYEFKAGFFKALAHPSRIRILELLRDGEKSVNELQPDLKLELSNISQQLAVLRSADIVVGRKQGANVYYSAKNRLIYELLDAAKALFNESLAQKIELLGSL, encoded by the coding sequence ATGACGCTTAATCAACCAATTTATGAGTTTAAAGCCGGTTTCTTCAAGGCGTTAGCGCACCCTTCAAGAATACGGATTCTTGAACTGCTTCGGGATGGAGAGAAGAGCGTAAACGAGCTTCAACCTGACTTAAAGCTCGAGCTCTCGAACATATCTCAGCAGCTGGCGGTTTTGCGATCGGCGGATATTGTTGTCGGGCGCAAGCAAGGCGCAAACGTTTATTATAGCGCCAAGAACCGGCTGATATACGAGTTACTCGATGCCGCAAAGGCTCTTTTTAACGAGAGTTTAGCGCAGAAAATCGAACTGCTCGGTTCTCTTTAA